ATCTGGGAAGTGAGCACGAATCTCAGCAATTTTACGCAAGACACCTGCAGAATGACCATGTGCAGTATCAATAACAATCGCATCCGCTCCTGCCTCAAAAAGAGCCTCTGCACGTTCAAATGTATCTGAAGTAACACCTACTGCACCTGCAACTAGTAGACGACCAAACTCATCTTTAGCAGCATTTGGAAACTCAATAACTTTTTCAATATCTTTGATAGTAATCAAACCAGAAAGACGGCCTTCTTCATCTACCAACGGAAGTTTTTCAATACGGTGTTCTTGAAGAATGCTTTCAGCCGTTGCAAGATCTGTACCTACAGGAGCAGTAACAAGATTTTCACTGGTCATATGATTTGAGATTGGTTGGTTATAGTCTGAAATAAAACGAAGATCTCGGTTTGTCAAAATACCAACCAATTTACGATTTTCAAGTGTTTCAACAACTGGAACACCACTGATGCGATAACGACCCATAAGCTCATCTGCTTCAGCAATTGTATGTTCAGGCGTCAAGAAGAACGGATCAATAATAACTCCATTTTCAGAACGTTTTACCTTACGAACCTCGTCTGCTTGTTGAGCAATTGACATGTTTTTATGGATAACTCCGAGACCACCTGCACGAGCAATAGCAATGGCCATTTGACTCTCTGTAACTGTGTCCATGGCAGCGGTAATAATTGGGATATTTAAAGTCAAATTATCTGCCAATTTAGTTGTTAAATCAGCATCGTTAGGCAACACATGACTTTCAGCTGGAATAAGCAATACATCATCAAAGGTAAAACCTTTTTTCAAAAATTTAGTGTCCCAATTAGACATTCGAAGTTTCCTCTTTTCTTTCTTTTTGAGCTTGACTCTTTTTATATTGTATCTATCATACCATTCTATAAAAATTTGTCAAATATTACAGGGGTAAATAAAAAACTATCTTTTCTTTGAGATAGAAATGATAGTTTCTTGTAAAATAAACTTAGTTAAAGTAATTGAGTCCC
The Streptococcus toyakuensis genome window above contains:
- the guaB gene encoding IMP dehydrogenase, translated to MSNWDTKFLKKGFTFDDVLLIPAESHVLPNDADLTTKLADNLTLNIPIITAAMDTVTESQMAIAIARAGGLGVIHKNMSIAQQADEVRKVKRSENGVIIDPFFLTPEHTIAEADELMGRYRISGVPVVETLENRKLVGILTNRDLRFISDYNQPISNHMTSENLVTAPVGTDLATAESILQEHRIEKLPLVDEEGRLSGLITIKDIEKVIEFPNAAKDEFGRLLVAGAVGVTSDTFERAEALFEAGADAIVIDTAHGHSAGVLRKIAEIRAHFPDRTLIAGNIATAEGARALYEAGVDVVKVGIGPGSICTTRVIAGVGVPQVTAIYDAAAVAREYGKTIIADGGIKYSGDIVKALAAGGNAVMLGSMFAGTDEAPGETEIFQGRKFKTYRGMGSIAAMKKGSSDRYFQGSVNEANKLVPEGIEGRVAYKGAAADIVFQMIGGIRSGMGYCGAANLKELHDNAQFIEMSGAGLKESHPHDVQITNEAPNYSM